A genomic segment from Mustela lutreola isolate mMusLut2 chromosome 15, mMusLut2.pri, whole genome shotgun sequence encodes:
- the TRAF4 gene encoding TNF receptor-associated factor 4 isoform X1: MWGLPGTEQADWLPLWRECHVQARWGSWCPALEQTPPVPFIAGHRRDYRSRERVPEAQIYPDPELEVQVLGLAIRCIHSEEGCRWSGPLRHLQSHLNACSFNVIPCPNRCPTKLSRRDLPAHLQHDCPKRRLKCEFCGCDFSGEAFESHEGVCPQESVYCENKCGARMMRRLLAQHAASECPKRTQPCTYCTKEFVFDTIQSHQYQCPRLPVPCPNQCGVGSVAREDLPGHLKESCSTALVLCPFKDSGCKHRCPKLAMARHVEESVKPHLAMMCALVSRQRQELQELRRELEELSVGSDGVLIWKIGSYGRRLQEAKAKPNLECFSPAFYTHKYGYKLQVSAFLNGNGSGEGTHLSLYIRVLPGAFDNLLEWPFARRVTFSLLDQSDPGLAKPQHVTETFHPDPNWKNFQKPGTWRGSLDESSLGFGYPKFISHQDIRKRNYVRDDAVFIRASVELPRKILS, encoded by the exons atgTGGGGGCTGCCTGGAACTGAGCAGGCCGATTGGTTGCCCCTCTGGAGGGAGTGTCATGTACAGGCACGCTGGGGATCCTGGTGTCCAGCTTTGGAGCAGACACCACCTGTGCCTTTTATCGCTGGGCACAGAAGGGACTATAGATCAAGAGAGCGTGTTCCTGAAGCTCAG ATCTACCCAGACCCCGAGCTGGAGGTGCAGGTGTTGGGCCTGGCCATCCGCTGTATCCACAGTGAGGAGGGCTGCCGCTGGAGTGGGCCACTGCGGCACCTGCAG AGCCACCTGAATGCATGCAGCTTCAACGTCATCCCCTGCCCCAACCGCTGCCCCACGAAGCTGAGCCGCCGGGACCTGCCTGCCCATTTGCAGCACGACTGCCCCAAGCGGCGCCTCAAGTGCGAGTTCTGTGGCTGCGACTTCAGTGGGGAGGCCTTTGAG AGCCACGAAGGCGTGTGCCCTCAGGAGAGCGTGTACTGTGAGAACAAGTGCGGCGCCCGTATGATGCGGCGCCTGCTGGCCCAGCACGCTGCCTCCGAGTGCCCCAAGCGCACCCAGCCTTGCACCTACTGCACCAAGGAGTTTGTCTTTGACACTATCCAG AGCCACCAGTACCAGTGTCCGCGCTTGCCTGTGCCCTGCCCCAACCAGTGCGGCGTGGGCTCGGTGGCACGGGAGGACCTGCCTGGCCACCTGAAGGAGAGCTGCAGCACGGCGCTGGTGCTGTGTCCGTTCAAGGACTCCGGTTGCAAGCACAGG TGCCCGAAGTTGGCGATGGCCCGACACGTGGAGGAGAGCGTGAAGCCGCACCTTGCCATGATGTGCGCCCTGGTGAGCCGGCAGCGGCAGGAGCTGCAGGAACTGCGGCGGGAGCTGGAGGAGCTGTCAGTGGGCAGTGACGGCGTGCTCATCTGGAAGATCGGCAGCTACGGACGGCGGCTTCAGGAAGCCAAAGCTAAGCCCAACCTCGAGTGCTTCAGCCCAGCCTTCTACACGCACAAGTATGGCTACAAGCTGCAGGTGTCTGCGTTCCTCAATGGCAATGGCAGCGGTGAGGGCACACACCTCTCGCTCTACATCCGCGTGCTGCCAGGTGCCTTTGACAATCTTCTCGAGTGGCCGTTTGCCCGCCGTGTCACCTTCTCCCTGCTGGATCAGAGTGACCCTGGGCTGGCCAAGCCACAGCACGTCACTGAGACCTTTCACCCCGACCCAAACTGGAAGAATTTCCAAAAACCAGGCACTTGGCGGGGCTCCCTGGATGAGAGCTCTCTGGGCTTTGGTTATCCCAAGTTCATCTCCCACCAGGATATCCGTAAGCGAAACTACGTGCGGGATGACGCCGTGTTCATCCGTGCCTCTGTTGAATTGCCCCGAAAGATCCTCAGCTGA
- the TRAF4 gene encoding TNF receptor-associated factor 4 isoform X2, protein MPGFDYKFLEKPKRRLLCPLCGKPMREPVQVSTCGHRFCDTCLQEFLSEGVFKCPEDQLPLDYAKIYPDPELEVQVLGLAIRCIHSEEGCRWSGPLRHLQSHLNACSFNVIPCPNRCPTKLSRRDLPAHLQHDCPKRRLKCEFCGCDFSGEAFESHEGVCPQESVYCENKCGARMMRRLLAQHAASECPKRTQPCTYCTKEFVFDTIQSHQYQCPRLPVPCPNQCGVGSVAREDLPGHLKESCSTALVLCPFKDSGCKHRCPKLAMARHVEESVKPHLAMMCALVSRQRQELQELRRELEELSVGSDGVLIWKIGSYGRRLQEAKAKPNLECFSPAFYTHKYGYKLQVSAFLNGNGSGEGTHLSLYIRVLPGAFDNLLEWPFARRVTFSLLDQSDPGLAKPQHVTETFHPDPNWKNFQKPGTWRGSLDESSLGFGYPKFISHQDIRKRNYVRDDAVFIRASVELPRKILS, encoded by the exons ATGCCCGGCTTCGACTACAAGTTCCTTGAGAAGCCCAAGCGGCGGCTGCTGTGCCCACTGTGCGGGAAGCCCATGCGCGAGCCGGTGCAGGTTTCTACCTGCGGCCACCGCTTCTGCGACACCTGCCTGCAGGAGTTCCTCAG TGAAGGCGTCTTCAAATGCCCTGAGGACCAGCTTCCTTTGGACTATGCCAAG ATCTACCCAGACCCCGAGCTGGAGGTGCAGGTGTTGGGCCTGGCCATCCGCTGTATCCACAGTGAGGAGGGCTGCCGCTGGAGTGGGCCACTGCGGCACCTGCAG AGCCACCTGAATGCATGCAGCTTCAACGTCATCCCCTGCCCCAACCGCTGCCCCACGAAGCTGAGCCGCCGGGACCTGCCTGCCCATTTGCAGCACGACTGCCCCAAGCGGCGCCTCAAGTGCGAGTTCTGTGGCTGCGACTTCAGTGGGGAGGCCTTTGAG AGCCACGAAGGCGTGTGCCCTCAGGAGAGCGTGTACTGTGAGAACAAGTGCGGCGCCCGTATGATGCGGCGCCTGCTGGCCCAGCACGCTGCCTCCGAGTGCCCCAAGCGCACCCAGCCTTGCACCTACTGCACCAAGGAGTTTGTCTTTGACACTATCCAG AGCCACCAGTACCAGTGTCCGCGCTTGCCTGTGCCCTGCCCCAACCAGTGCGGCGTGGGCTCGGTGGCACGGGAGGACCTGCCTGGCCACCTGAAGGAGAGCTGCAGCACGGCGCTGGTGCTGTGTCCGTTCAAGGACTCCGGTTGCAAGCACAGG TGCCCGAAGTTGGCGATGGCCCGACACGTGGAGGAGAGCGTGAAGCCGCACCTTGCCATGATGTGCGCCCTGGTGAGCCGGCAGCGGCAGGAGCTGCAGGAACTGCGGCGGGAGCTGGAGGAGCTGTCAGTGGGCAGTGACGGCGTGCTCATCTGGAAGATCGGCAGCTACGGACGGCGGCTTCAGGAAGCCAAAGCTAAGCCCAACCTCGAGTGCTTCAGCCCAGCCTTCTACACGCACAAGTATGGCTACAAGCTGCAGGTGTCTGCGTTCCTCAATGGCAATGGCAGCGGTGAGGGCACACACCTCTCGCTCTACATCCGCGTGCTGCCAGGTGCCTTTGACAATCTTCTCGAGTGGCCGTTTGCCCGCCGTGTCACCTTCTCCCTGCTGGATCAGAGTGACCCTGGGCTGGCCAAGCCACAGCACGTCACTGAGACCTTTCACCCCGACCCAAACTGGAAGAATTTCCAAAAACCAGGCACTTGGCGGGGCTCCCTGGATGAGAGCTCTCTGGGCTTTGGTTATCCCAAGTTCATCTCCCACCAGGATATCCGTAAGCGAAACTACGTGCGGGATGACGCCGTGTTCATCCGTGCCTCTGTTGAATTGCCCCGAAAGATCCTCAGCTGA